A portion of the Deltaproteobacteria bacterium genome contains these proteins:
- a CDS encoding anaerobic ribonucleoside-triphosphate reductase activating protein, with amino-acid sequence MKLGGFQPFALSDFPGRVAAVIFVQGCNFQCPFCHNGPLIPPNPPSGDLISRKLVTEFLALRADKLDGVVISGGEPLLQPDMEEFLKELKCLGLDVKIDTNGSRPDVLGKLIGEGLVDYIAMDIKAPLELYARLAGIKVDEGKILQSIHLIAGSGVPHEFRTTNVESLLSMRDIEKIRSLVPDGSSYRIQKFRKETAMESSLR; translated from the coding sequence GTGAAACTAGGCGGCTTTCAGCCGTTTGCTCTGAGCGATTTCCCCGGGAGAGTCGCGGCTGTGATTTTTGTGCAGGGATGTAATTTCCAGTGTCCATTCTGCCACAATGGGCCACTAATCCCGCCGAATCCTCCCTCGGGGGATCTGATCTCCCGGAAGTTGGTGACAGAATTTCTTGCTCTACGTGCGGACAAGCTGGATGGTGTGGTAATCAGTGGAGGTGAGCCGTTACTTCAGCCTGACATGGAGGAGTTCCTGAAGGAACTTAAGTGTTTGGGGCTCGATGTAAAAATCGACACAAATGGGAGTAGACCGGATGTGCTTGGTAAATTGATCGGTGAAGGCCTTGTTGACTATATTGCCATGGACATCAAAGCACCGCTTGAATTGTATGCCCGTCTGGCAGGCATAAAGGTTGATGAGGGAAAGATCCTCCAAAGCATCCACCTTATAGCCGGAAGCGGAGTTCCCCATGAGTTTCGAACAACAAACGTGGAGTCTCTGCTGTCAATGCGTGATATAGAGAAAATCCGTTCTTTGGTCCCGGATGGATCATCATATCGGATCCAGAAGTTCCGAAAAGAAACGGCCATGGAGAGTTCGCTTCGCTAG
- a CDS encoding ribonucleoside triphosphate reductase, whose protein sequence is MDEAENFTQILKRDGRVVPFRASKITEAIHKAGKATGEFDEVMARRLTIKAIALAGMIMIDDLPTVERIQDIVEEILLESPYKKTAKAYIIYRDQHARIRELVQKADIDLIDSYLERLDWKVRENSNMGYSLQGLNNFVSSEVCKEYWLNKVYSSEIRRAHTSGDLHVHDLGQLAAYCVGWDLQDILRMGFRGAPGKSESSPARHFRTALGQIVNFFYTLQGEAAGAQAFSNFDTLLAPFIRYDGLEYREVKQALQEFIFNINVPTRVGFQTPFTNLTLDLHPPTVLAGEQVIIGGKTQEETYAEFQHEMNMLNRAFLEVLCEGDAKGRVFTFPIPTYNITHDFPWDEPDLHGLWEATAKYGIPYFANFINSDMSPDDARSMCCRLRLDLRSLDRRGGGLFGANPLTGSIGVVTINMPRLGYLADDEGDFFNRLDQLLEIARTSLEIKRKVLERFTDQNLYPYTKYYLRNIKKSHGQYWHNHFATIGLVGMNEAGVNLLGCDIGSVEGKKFAEKVLDHMRDSLVRFQNETDHIYNLEATPAEGTAYRLAKLDQDKFPEILCPNGHANIEGAAPFYTNSTHLPVNYTDDAFHALNLQDSLQTRYTGGTVMHVYLGESSPDPDAVKTFVRRVCEEFRLPYLTVTPTFSVCPTHGYLPGEQKLCPDCNGETEIYSRVVGYLRPVNQWNEGKQSEFIMRSLFTLGNRT, encoded by the coding sequence ATGGACGAAGCGGAAAATTTCACTCAAATCCTGAAGCGGGACGGGAGGGTCGTCCCCTTCCGGGCATCCAAGATAACGGAAGCCATCCATAAGGCGGGTAAAGCAACCGGGGAGTTCGATGAGGTCATGGCCCGCAGACTTACTATTAAAGCCATTGCCCTGGCTGGAATGATAATGATAGACGACCTTCCAACCGTCGAGAGAATTCAGGATATCGTTGAAGAAATCCTTCTGGAATCCCCATACAAAAAAACGGCGAAGGCATATATCATTTACCGTGATCAGCATGCCCGCATCCGGGAACTCGTTCAGAAGGCCGATATCGATCTGATCGACAGCTACCTGGAACGCCTGGATTGGAAGGTGAGGGAAAACAGCAACATGGGATATTCCCTGCAGGGGTTAAACAATTTCGTTTCCAGTGAAGTGTGCAAGGAATATTGGCTTAACAAGGTCTATTCATCTGAAATCAGGAGGGCCCATACATCAGGGGATCTGCACGTTCACGATCTGGGACAACTCGCGGCCTACTGTGTGGGCTGGGACCTGCAGGATATTCTGCGTATGGGTTTCAGGGGGGCGCCGGGAAAATCGGAGAGCAGCCCCGCACGCCATTTCCGGACCGCCTTGGGACAGATCGTCAATTTTTTCTACACCCTTCAGGGCGAAGCCGCAGGCGCACAGGCATTTTCCAATTTTGATACCCTTTTAGCACCCTTCATCCGATACGACGGGCTGGAATACAGAGAAGTCAAGCAGGCTCTTCAGGAATTCATCTTCAACATCAATGTGCCGACGAGAGTCGGTTTTCAGACGCCTTTCACTAACCTGACGCTCGACCTGCATCCTCCGACGGTCCTGGCTGGGGAGCAGGTAATAATCGGCGGCAAAACGCAGGAGGAGACGTATGCGGAATTTCAGCATGAGATGAACATGCTCAACAGGGCTTTCCTGGAGGTCCTGTGTGAAGGGGACGCCAAAGGGCGGGTCTTCACTTTCCCGATCCCCACCTACAACATCACACACGATTTCCCCTGGGATGAGCCCGACCTGCATGGATTATGGGAAGCCACCGCGAAATACGGCATTCCCTATTTCGCCAACTTTATCAACTCCGACATGTCACCCGATGACGCAAGGTCCATGTGCTGCAGACTCAGACTTGATCTGCGGAGCCTTGACAGAAGGGGCGGCGGCTTGTTCGGTGCCAATCCCCTGACGGGTTCCATTGGCGTAGTCACTATCAACATGCCGCGCCTCGGTTACCTCGCCGACGACGAAGGGGACTTTTTCAACCGATTGGACCAGCTTTTGGAGATCGCCCGGACGAGTCTGGAAATTAAAAGAAAGGTCCTGGAACGCTTCACCGATCAGAACCTTTACCCCTATACAAAATACTACCTTCGCAACATAAAAAAATCTCACGGGCAGTATTGGCACAATCACTTCGCCACGATCGGGCTTGTGGGCATGAACGAAGCCGGCGTCAACCTCTTGGGCTGTGATATAGGTTCCGTCGAAGGGAAAAAGTTCGCAGAAAAGGTCCTTGATCATATGCGCGACAGCCTTGTCCGGTTCCAGAACGAAACCGATCACATCTATAACCTTGAAGCGACACCCGCCGAGGGGACGGCATACCGCCTCGCGAAACTGGACCAGGATAAGTTCCCCGAAATCTTATGCCCGAACGGCCATGCGAACATTGAGGGAGCGGCGCCATTTTACACGAATTCGACACACCTTCCCGTGAACTACACCGATGACGCTTTCCACGCCCTCAACCTCCAGGACAGCCTTCAAACCCGCTACACCGGAGGGACGGTCATGCACGTTTATCTTGGAGAATCATCGCCGGACCCAGACGCAGTCAAGACATTTGTCCGCAGGGTATGCGAGGAATTCCGGCTTCCTTATCTCACCGTCACCCCCACATTTTCAGTCTGCCCGACGCACGGCTACCTCCCCGGCGAACAGAAACTCTGTCCGGATTGTAATGGTGAAACAGAGATATATTCCCGAGTCGTAGGATATCTGAGACCGGTCAATCAGTGGAATGAGGGCAAACAGTCGGAGTTCATTATGCGCAGCCTTTTTACACTGGGTAATCGTACGTGA